The DNA window aagcctactgggcaaccaggttcctaaacatggatgctcagttagctggtgaaaaaagattgctcaagctaaatgagctagaggagttcagactcaatgcctttgaaaatgcaaaaatttataaggaaaaggcaaagaagtggcatgacaagaagttgtcatccagagtctttgaaccaggacaaaaagttctgctcttcaactctaggctcagattgttcccaggaaagcttaaatcccggtggaggggtccgtatgtgattacaggagtatcaccatatggatatgttgagctccaGGATACTGagtctgacaaaaagttcattgttaatggacagagaatcaagcattatcttgaaggcaattttgagcatgaatgctcaaaactgagacttgagtgattctcagtaaaaggtccagctaaagacagtaaagaagcgcttgctgggaggcaacccagtcattagcaggttatatgttttatttctacaagggcaagtatcaaaaatgaaggaattcacagagttacagaaggattcagtgcaaaaagcagagaaaaagagcttactggcgaaaaaatgccagtaaggggtactttgggcgttaaacgccagaatgggcaccattctgggtgtttaacgccaggtgtgcagcatcctgggcgtttagcaaaacgcccagtgacaaaggaaaatctggcatttaacgccagccagggcacctggctgggcattaaacgcccacaatggccaacaaatgggcgttaaacgccagaatggataccattctgggcgtttaacgccagaaaggtgggggactgAGATTTTGCTTGCcgattcaaattttttcaaactttccttttttgatccatacttttctacataaacacatttcaaattttcatcattcaccttcaaatcttcaaaaattaaaatcaatcttcaaatctctctcaaatccatcccaaatcttcttcaaaaactcaaatttctctcaaattctctccatatcttctcaaatcttcttcaaaattttcgaaatctctccccctcccttataaatacacattcggCCACCCTatttccccacaccattcgaatttgctctcctcctctctctcttctttcctttcttttgcttgaggacaagcaaacctctaagtttggtgtgctttttccgtgatcactaagccaagattcatcaagatcatggctcctaagggaaaacaaaccaatttaagaggaaagaaagaaaataatccaaagaatctttggaatcaagagaagttcttaaccaaagaccatgaagaccattatcacaaaataatgggtttgaggtcagtgatcccggaagttaaattcgatctgaaagaagatgaatatccggggatccaagagcaaattcgaaacagaggatggaaagtcctaaccaatcctgagataaaggttgggaGAAATAtagttcaggaattctactcaaatctgtggctgacagataagcagagaatgactggaactgctttccatacttacagaaccatggtcagagggaaagttatatacttccatctggacaaaataagagaaaccttcaaattacctcaactgcaagatgatcctgaatccttcaataggagaatggtgagagcagataaagggttggatcaagttctagaggacatatgcctccctggaactaagtggataaccaattcaaagggtgtcccaaaccaactcaagaggggagacctcaaaccaattgcaagaggttggctaaactttattgggcgttccatattgcccactagcaaccgttctgaggtcaccatcaagagagcagtgatgattcattgcattatgcttggaaaagaagtggaggttcatcatctgattgcttgtgagatctacacaattgcaaataagaattccactgaagccaaaNNNNNNNNNNNNNNNNNNNNNNNNNNNNNNNNNNNNNNNNNNNNNNNNNNNNNNNNNNNNNNNNNNNNNNNNNNNNNNNNNNNNNNNNNNNNNNNNNNNNNNNNNNNNNNNNNNNNNNNNNNNNNNNNNNNNNNNNNNNNNNNNNNNNNNNNNNNNNNNNNNNNNNNNNNNNNNNNNNNNNNNNNNNNNNNNNNNNNNNNNNNNNNNNNNNNNNNNNNNNNNNNNNNNNNNNNNNNNNNNNNNNNNNNNNNNNNNNNNNNNNNNNNNNNNNNNNNNNNNNNNNNNNNNNNNNNNNNNNNNNNNNNNNNNNNNNNNNNNNNNNNNNNNNNNNNNNNNNNNNNNNNNNNNNNNNNNNNNNNNNNNNNNNNNNNNNNNNNNNNNNNNNNNNNNNNNNNNNNNNNNNNNNNNNNNNNNNNNNNNNNNNNNNNNNNNNNNNNNNNNNNNNNNNNNNNNNNNNNNNNNNNNNNNNNNNNNNNNNNNNNNNNNNNNNNNNNNNNNNNNNNNNNNNNNNNNNNNNNNNNNNNNNNNNNNNNNNNNNNNNNNNNNNNNNNNNNNNNNNNNNNNNNNNNNNNNNNNNNNNNNNNNNNNNNNNNNNNNNNNNNNNNNNNNNNNNNNNNNNNNNNNNNNNNNNNNNNNNNNNNNNNNNNNNNNNNNNNNNNNNNNNNNNNNNNNNNNNNNNNNNNNNNNNNNNNNNNNNNNNNNNNNNNNNNNNNNNNNNNNNNNNNNNNNNNNNNNNNNNNNNNNNNNNNNNNNNNNNNNNNNNNNNNNNNNNNNNNNNNNNNNNNNNNNNNNNNNNNNNNNNNNNNNNNNNNNNNNNNNNNNNNNNNNNNNNNNNNNNNNNNNNNNNNNNNNNNNNNNNNNNNNNNNNNNNNNNNNNNNNNNNNNNNNNNNNNNNNNNNNNNNNNNNNNNNNNNNNNNNNNNNNNNNNNNNNNNNNNNNNNNNNNNNNNNNNNNNNNNNNNNNNNNNNNNNNNNNNNNNNNNNNNNNNNNNNNNNNNNNNNNNNNNNNNNNNNNNNNNNNNNNNNNNNNNNNNNNNNNNNNNNNNNNNNNNNNNNNNNNNNNNNNNNNNNNNNNNNNNNNNNNNNNNNNNNNNNNNNNNNNNNNNNNNNNNNNNNNNNNNNNNNNNNNNNNNNNNNNNNNNNNNNNNNNNNNNNNNNNNNNNNNNNNNNNNNNNNNNNNNNNNNNNNNNNNNNNNNNNNNNNNNNNNNNNNNNNNNNNNNNNNNNNNNNNNNNNNNNNNNNNNNNNNNNNNNNNNNNNNNNNNNNNNNNNNNNNNNNNNNNNNNNNNNNNNNNNNNNNNNNNNNNNNNNNNNNNNNNNNNNNNNNNNNNNNNNNNNNNNNNNNNNNNNNNNNNNNNNNNNNNNNNNNNNNNNNNNNNNNNNNNNNNNNNNNNNNNNNNNNNNNNNNNNNNNNNNNNNNNNNNNNNNNNNNNNNNNNNNNNNNNNNNNNNNNNNNNNNNNNNNNNNNNNNNNNNNNNNNNNNNNNNNNNNNNNNNNNNNNNNNNNNNNNNNNNNNNNNNNNNNNNNNNNNNNNNNNNNNNNNNNNNNNNNNNNNNNNNNNNNNNNNNNNNNNNNNNNNNNNNNNNNNNNNNNNNNNNNNNNNNNNNNNNNNNNNNNNNNNNNNNNNNNNNNNNNNNNNNNNNNNNNNNNNNNNNNNNNNNNNNNNNNNNNNNNNNNNNNNNNNNNNNNNNNNNNNNNNNNNNNNNNNNNNNNNNNNNNNNNNNNNNNNNNNNNNNNNNNNgacagggtgcgttgaacatttccactgagaggatgggaggtagccactgacaacggtgaaaccctacatacagcttgccatggaaggagccttgcgtgcttgaagaagaagacagtaggaaagcagagattcagaagatagagcatctccaaaacctcaacctgttctccattgctgcaaaacaagtacttatttcatgtgcttttacttttcacaatcaaccctgataattattgatatcctgactaagagttacaagataaccatagcttgcttcaagccgacaatctccgtgggatcgacccttactcacgtaaggtattacttggacgacccagtgcacttgctggttagttgtgcggaattgcaaaagtgtgattgcaatttcgtgcaccagtatcCCAAAGCACTCCAACCACACCTTTTGACTTTCACTATGCTCGTTCTCCTCCCATCTCCACACGCTATGAAAATTTTTAGTAGGTCATTCATTTTGAAAATGAGTGCCTTTTCTATATTTCAGAGGCTATCAAAAGTCTATAGAGCTTTGTACACTCCCAACTCACGAACTTGAACCACATTAGGCCATTTCTTGCGTACCCTATCATTCAACTTGCCAAAGTCTATAGCCTTTGTCATTCCACCAATTATACCCTTTTGTAATCAATGCAAATTATCTCTTGCCACTGAAATTTTGATCTGTTTTGTCCAGCCATTCCTATGTGGATCCGTCACGTTTTCTGCCTTATTACTTAATACAACACGTCCTACACCTTGTAAAGGATTTTTTCTACTCTCTAACCTTTTGCCATTGATGTGTTCCTTACAAATATTAActtccttttccttcttctcctgATTTTTATCTCCCCTCCTATATTTAGCTCACTACAAAAAAAGGCTATATTATAGGAATTTGTTAGCGGAGGTTTTAAAAAAATCCtgtaaatttgaatttgaaaacaaaacatttttttattttattaataaatttattaacgagagttttaattttaaatattagggTTTTAGAAACCCccttaaattaaaaacaatttgGCCACACAATTTTTGCAGGCGCAAAAATCTCTTCTTCCCGCGAAACCCAATTTTTCCTCCTCCCACCCTTTTTTGCTCCCACTCTCCTAACATTGTAACTGCTTTgttctttgaatttcttcattgATTGCTGTTGTCCGTCATTCTGCCTCGCGTTAGTGTTGCTGTAACAACCACCCCttctagaaataaaattaaacttcGAAGTTTGAAAATCGGTTAGGAGATAAgattagaattttggataggaacCTAGTAACCACCCTcagtttgaaatttaaaatatcccAACCACCCCATCCCCAAACGTATATAAATAGGGGAGCACCCATAGGTAGAAAATCACTCCTCTCAAACActaatcctctcccttctctctctacaaaGAAATAATATTCTGTGGGCAAACATAAGAGGCAAGCTCGAAGAAGCGTTAGGAAAAAGAGTAGGGAATTATGCCTTTCTTACTTATGTTGGCATGTAGTATgttctgttttattttcttccatCCATGCATGGCTATCATCTTTCATGTATTTTATGGCATGAATTATTCTTTGCTTATCTCTCATCTACACTGAGCATGATTATCTATTATGTCAATTATACCCTCTTGAATCCATTAATATGTATCCCATATCTTTTCTATGTGCATTTACATGACCTTTTAATTACCATTCATTCCTTTCATGTTGAGAGTACATGTCCCTTTAAaatgttttattaaattatttaacatttcCTAATTTTATTATGTGCCCTTACATGACCTTTGATACCGTTACATCATTATTATTCCTTTAATGTTGAGAGTACATGCTCCTTTTTGTGTCTTGTTCAAAGAACCCTATTTTATTATATGCAACTAAATGACCCCTTATatcattatgttattattgCTCCTTTATTTTAAAGAGAGTACATACCTTTTTACCATGtttaattatttgatatatCCTAATTTTTACCTTGTGCAATTACATGACTTTTCAtatcattatattataaatgttcttaattttatgttttatttaattatttaatataccaTAATTCTACCGTATGCATTTACATGGCATTTCATACCAttaatgttcctttaattttgaGAATACATGTCTttctattatgttttattatttaatgtacCATGATCCTACCATATGTATTTACATGACTTTCCATATCATTATATCATTAACGTCCCTTAATGTTAAGAGTACATATCTTTCTACcatgttttatttaattatttaatatgccATAATTTTACCATGTGCATTTACATGACTTTTCATATCATCATATCGTTAATGTTCCATTAATATTGAGAGTACATACCTTTTACCAGGTTATATTTAATTACTTAGTATATCCTAATTTTATCCATCTTCATGCATGAATGCTTCTTGTATGACCCTCTTTTTATGTATGCTTAAAATAACCCTAACTGTAAATTAAACTGAGGGCATGATCCTTCagtaagggaaggtgaccccaaagacaagataatcgatatgatccttcggtaagggaaggtgatcgaatcgagatgatccttcggtaagggaagatGATCGGCAAACCTTTGggaaccttcggtaagggaaggaaACTCCCATCAATGTTATATAATAAGATATCTTTGTTGATATAACTCCTTTCTTGTGTATGTCTAAATAACTTTGATTGTAAATTGAACTGAGGGagtgatccttcggtaagggaaggtgacccccaaagacaagatatcGAGATGATCCCTCGGTAATGGAGGGTGATcgatcgagatgatccttcggtaagggaaggtgatcgccaAGACATTCGAGATAagaaccttcggtaagggaaggagACTCTCATTTATACCGGTTTGAGCTCAATACCTTCcataaaagttaaaagttaagaaagaagaaagcatGAATGAAAGTTTgatgtttatgtttttttttctttagattTAATGATGATTATGTTGATGTTACTTAAGACGttatccttctatttttctatatgcttttctcttttttttcacacATGTTTTACAAGAAAGATACATATTACATGCCACATTATACGCTCTTTTGTCGAGGGTAACTTCTGAGTATGACCCCTCGAAGCACGCGTGGGTAGTTGCGACCACCACTACCGTGCTCCAGACTATCTATTTAGGTCGAGAACCCGTGGAAGAAGGACCCCAACTGCCCATCGTAACCTTCCTAGATAGGAATGCTTCGACATCTGAAAAGCGGTCACCTAAGGTGGTACACCTCGAGCCCGACTCCGAGGCCGAGGGAGAGGAGTCCGACAACCCTGGCCAGAAGGAAGACACCATGGAGGAGGATCCAGAGGAGGAGTTGAACCCTTGCGGAAGTCCAAAGGTGGAATACGTGCCCTATTCCCCCACTTCGGCACCCCGTCGAGTTTTGATTCACCCCACGCAGCGGAACCGGGTCTTCACTGCGCGAAAGGGTGTTGGAGGGAGACCCCTGGTACCTCGATTCGTGAATAACTGAAGACTCCTGATCAAGGATAGGATAGGACGCACGTATGGGAGCCTCTTCGGCGAGATTAGTTTAGGACGTAGTTAGTTTCTTTCCTATTTTAGTTTCctataagtatttttattttgaaacgTACTCATGGTTAAGATGTCTTTTAAAAATTCCGACGTTTTAGTGCTACTCATTTTCCGCTCTACGCGCATTTTCTCCTGCCTTGCATAACGATTAAgtcattctttttcttggtcAAGTGTGGCACCTTATTTTAAAGACCTCCACGATAGTATGAAACTTTGGGTGTTACAttattggtatcagagcaaagTCGATCCTAGGAAATATGACTAATAAAACCTCTTCCTATGGCTATCCATAAACAGTGGACCATGGCAAGTCGCGGACACCCACGTGGCTCGAACTCAAGCTCATCAAACTTAGCAAAGCACATGAAGGAGATGGCAAAGGCAATGAAAGAGCAGGCCCAAGCCACCACTCTGATGGCCCAACAACTGTCCACTAGGGACAAGGATCCCAATATTCCCAGGTTGGAGGTGGGACAGACCCGTACAACTTTTGCTGACTTCAAGAAGATTGGTCCGCCTGAGTTCCGTGGAGCCCTCGACTCGGATATGGCAGAAGAATGGCTGACGGAAATGGAAAAGGTATTCACGATTTTTTCGTGCACTGAGGAGCAGCAAGTAAGCTACGCTACCTTCATGCTCAAAGCTGATGCCGAGTTCTGGTGGGATGGAGCAAGACGGTTGTTGGAGGATGCTGGAACAGATATCAGTTGGGCCACCTTTAAAGAAGCTTTCTACAAGAAGTACTTTCCCCTTTCTGTTCGAGAGTCCAAGGAGATGGAGTTTCTTCAGTTGAGGCAAGGTAGGATGAGTATTGCAGAGTACACGGAGAAGTTCGAGAGACTCTGCAAATTTTCTGCCATGTATAAGGCTAACCCAGATGAAAAGTGGAAGTGTATGAATTATCAAGGAGGACTCAGGGCAGAAGTCCTAACCGCTATAGCCCCACTGGAAATCCGGGAGTTCTCCTCCCTCGTTAGCAAGTGCCAAGTGATCGAAGAATGTACCAAAAAATTAGCGTCGGAAAGAAGCGAGGCTTTCAAGAAAAGGCAACTGAATCAAGAATCATCTCAGCCGCCGCCGCAGAAGAAGGCCTTTCTTGAGAAACCTACAGGGAGGCAACCTCAACAGGGCACGGATCGCCAGGAAACTTCCACTGATGCCTCACCAAAAACCACCGAACTCAAGGAGTGTGCTTCATGTGGGAAGCAACATAGGGGTAGGTGCCTTGCCGGACAAAATATCTGTTTCCGGTGTTCTCAACCGGGGCATATCGCCAGAGAATGCCCAGCAGTTCTCCCATCCCCTGCCAATCTACCGCAGCGTCAAGGGCGAGTCTTTGCCCTCAGCGGCGAGGAAGTCCGCGAGTCAGAAGATCGAAACAAGGGTAAATGCACAATTAATGGAATCCTTTTAACCATCCTAGATGATACTGGTGCTTTTCTTTCGTTCATATCTCTCTCCGCTACTAGTAAGATGAGCTAACCCATGTCCAAATCACTATGCATCCCACTAATAACCTTTATCGACCAAATTATGATGTAGAATTTGGGGACAAATTCTTTTTTATGGGGGTGATAATGTAACAACCACCCCttctagaaataaaattaaacttcGAAGTTTGAAAATCGGTTAGGAGATAAgattagaattttggataggaacCTAGTAACCACCCTcagtttgaaatttaaaatatcccAACCACCCCATCCCCAAACGTATATAAATAGGGGAGCACCCATAGGTAGAAAGTCACTCCTCTCAAACActaatcctctcccttctctctctacaaaGAAATAATATTCTGTGGACAAACATAAGAGGCAAGCTCGAAGAAGCGTTAGGAAAAAGAGTAGGGAATTATGCCTTTCTTACTTATGTTGGCATGTAGTATgttctgttttattttcttccatCCATGCATGGCTATCATCTTTCATGTATTTTATGGCATGAATTATTCTTTACTTATCTCTCATCTACACTGAGCATGATTATCTATTATGTCAATTATACCCTCTTGAATCCATTAATATGTATCCCATATCATTTCTATGTGCATTTACATGACCTTTTAATTACCATTCATTCCTTTCATGTTGAGAGTACATGTCCCTTTAAaatgttttattaaattatttaacattcCCTAATTTTACTATGTGCCCTTACATGACCTTTGATACCGTTACATCATTATTATTCCTTTAATGTTGAGAGTACATGCTCCTTTTTGTGTCTTATTCAAAGAACCCTATTTTATTATATGCAACTAAATGACCCCTTATatcattatgttattattgCTCTTTTACTTTAAAGATCAAGGGTACATGCTTCTTATAATATCTAATCCAAGTATTTCAAATACCCACTTTCTTACAATATGCACttagattatattttatacattatatCATTAATATCTTCTTAGGGTCAAGAGTACATATTtccttataattattttatttcaactaattaaTATCCCCCATTTTATTACatgaaattatattgacttttataccattagattaatattaatatttccATGAGTTAAAAAGAGCACATgctttcttaaatattttattcaaacatCTAATATACCCTATTCTACTATGTGCATATCATTATGTCATTATTACTCCTTTAAAGTCAAGGATACATGTCATGATCTCTTCTTATATGATTTTTCTCTCGTGTATGTTTAAACAACCTAATTGTAAATTGAACTGAGggaatgatccttcggtaagggaaggtgacccccaaagacaagataatcgagatgatccttcggtaagggaaggtgatcgaatcgagatgatccttcggtaagggaaggtgatcggcAAACCTTTGggaaccttcggtaagggaaggtgatcggcAAACCTTTGggaaccttcggtaagggaaggaaACTCCCATCAATGTTATATAATAAGATATCTTTGTTGATATAACTCCTTTCTTGTGTATGTCTAAATAACCTTGATTGTAAATTGAACTGAGGGagtgatccttcggtaagggaaggtgacccccaaagacaagatatcGAGATGATCCCTCGGTAAGGGAGGGTGATcgatcgagatgatccttcggtaagggaaggtgatcgccaAGACACTCGAGATAAGAACCTTCAGTAAGGGAAGGGGACTCTCATTTATACCGGTTTGAGCTCAATACCTTCcataaaagttaaaagttaagaAAGCATGAATGAAAGTTTgatgtttatgtttttttttctttagattTAATGATGATTATGTTGATGTTACTTAAGATGTTATCcttctatttctttctttttgcacACATGTTTTACAAGAAAGATACATATTACATGCCATGTTATACGCTTGTTTTTTTAAATCCCGCACGTGGGCTGGAGATGGATATGGAGGTGTTGCATAGCACTCCTACTGAGATGCTAGGTTCTCACTCCCTTTCTTTTCCCATACTGTCTCCAGAGGAACATGGCACAGCGGATAGAGACGACGCAATGCCCCCCGAGGGTAACTTCTGAGTATGACCCCTCGAAGCACGCGTGGGTAGTTGCGACCACTACTACCGTGCTCCAGACTATCTATTTAGGTCGAGAACCCGTGGAAGAAGGACCCCAACTGCCATCGTAACCTTCCTAGATAGGAATGCTTCGACATTTGGAAAGCGGTCACCTAAGGTGGTACACCTCGAGTCCGACTCCGAGGCCGAGGGAGAGGAGTCCGACAACCCTGGCCAGAAGGAAGACACCATGGAGGAGGATCCAAAGGAGGAGTTGAACCCTTGCGGAAGTCCAAAGGTGGAATACGTGCCCTATTCCCCCACTTCGGCACCCCGTCGAGTTTTGATTCACCCCACGCAGCGGAACCGGGTCTTCACTGCGCGAAAGGGTGTTGGAGGGAGACCCCTGGTACCTCGATTCGTGAATAACTGAAGACTCCTGATCAAGGATAGGATAGGACGCAGGTATGGGAGCCTCTTCGACGAGATTAGTTTAGGACGTAGTTAGTTTCTTTCCTATTTTAGTTTCCTATaagtatttttgttttgaaacGTACTCATGGTTAAGATGTCTTTTAAAAATTCTGACGTTTTAGTGCTACTCATTTTCCGCTCTACGCGCATTTCCTCCTGCCTTGCATAACGATTAAgtcattctttttcttggtcAAGTGTGGCACCTTATTTTAAAGACCTCCACGATAGTATGAAACTTGGGGTGTTACAGTTGCTGCTGCTGTTAGCGGGTGCGTGTAAAAGCTGCTGTTCCTGCGAAGCATTCGGGTTCAGGTTTGGGTTCCTCTTGCTGCTGCTGTTCACGTCATTGCTGTTGCTGTTCGCGTTCAGAGTGGCAGCTGTGCTTTTATACAAAAGGTAACAATTTGGTAGCATATACAGATAGGAATTGTTAGGGTTCATATACtcatttttgaattgcatgtatGATAAATAAAAGAGGGATTTGTTGCCATGGTTATACAGAGCTTTGTTTATTTAGGTTAATGTGTCCTCCATTTAAATGAGTTGCTGCTTGAGTCCCTCTTCAATGCTGATTCTTGATTTTGTACTGCTTCTGTgttctgtttttactttttttaaaacttcATATTAAATCGATGgaaggaaaacagaaataaaaaatttgaatacagAAGGAACAAAAAAATCATCAGTAAACAAGAAAAGTgaattcacaaaaaaaaagaatttgtaaTGTGCGTCAACTACAATATCTTCGATGTACAGTATATGTCTGTTCTTAGAGCTTATAGTGCTTTCAATGTTCTTTAAATGTATTTGTTGCCAATACGGGGTGCTTTTTTATTAGATCGGAGTACACATGTCCATCACTTGTTGTATATGATACAAGTGATTTTCAGTAATAACTCATCACTTTTAGATGGAGATCACAAATAATCATGTGGGGATAAGGTTATCTTTGAAAAATTGAGAGATTTCATATCATATTTATGTTCTCATACAACTTAGTCACTTGCAAATGTTTATCAAATGTTATTTTACGCAGGAATTTTATATTACCAATTGCTTAAACTTTTCCCATGATTTAGTGGTTGCTAATATATCAGTACTTGTTTTGGATGAATCCTATATGGGACACAGCctttaaatacttttttttctgttcttcactttcacAATGATCTCTCTCTCCATTTCtgcatttttttcaatctctttCTCAATACAAAGATATTGAGAAGATAAAAGCATAAAATAGTTTagttaatttaatttggttATCTAGCTATAGCTGTTGTCATTTCTTGCTGAATGACTTATTGTGGCTGAACAATTTGGATCAGAGTTGGTTATTCCTTCtcatataaaacataaaatatattcaCTACTTTTCTTA is part of the Arachis duranensis cultivar V14167 chromosome 1, aradu.V14167.gnm2.J7QH, whole genome shotgun sequence genome and encodes:
- the LOC107481562 gene encoding uncharacterized protein LOC107481562, producing MASRGHPRGSNSSSSNLAKHMKEMAKAMKEQAQATTLMAQQLSTRDKDPNIPRLEVGQTRTTFADFKKIGPPEFRGALDSDMAEEWLTEMEKVFTIFSCTEEQQVSYATFMLKADAEFWWDGARRLLEDAGTDISWATFKEAFYKKYFPLSVRESKEMEFLQLRQGRMSIAEYTEKFERLCKFSAMYKANPDEKWKCMNYQGGLRAEVLTAIAPLEIREFSSLVSKCQVIEECTKKLASERSEAFKKRQLNQESSQPPPQKKAFLEKPTGRQPQQGTDRQETSTDASPKTTELKECASCGKQHRGRCLAGQNICFRCSQPGHIARECPAVLPSPANLPQRQGRVFALSGEEVRESEDRNKGKCTINGILLTILDDTGAFLSFISLSATSKMS